The DNA sequence CTTGTCCACCAGCGTGTTCAGCAGGTCCATGGGAGCTGATCCTGACGTACGGAGGGGCTCCGAGCCAAGGAGAGTTTGCACAACCCTGTCCATTCGATGTGTGGGTATTGCCACACCGTGGGGGCCCGCCGCTGCGGCTAGTGTCTGTCCACTGCCTACAAAAGCCCGGAGGAGTCATGGCGTTCGGCTGGATCGACGAGCAGGCGGAGCTGCGCCGCCGCGCCGGACTCGTACGGACCCTGCGCCCCCGCCCCGCCGAATCGCCGCTTCTCGACCTCGCGAGCAACGACTACCTGGGCCTGGCCCGCCACCCCGAGGTCACCGAGGGTGCGGCACGGGCCGCCCGGGCGTGGGGCGGCGGCGCGACCGGCTCCCGGCTCGTGACGGGCACGACGGAGCTGCACACCGAGCTGGAGCGGGAGCTGGCCGACTTCTGCGGCGTCGAGGCGGCCCTGGTCTTCTCGTCCGGCTACGCGGCCAACCTCGCCGCGGTCACCGCGCTGGCACCGCACGGCTCGCTGATCGTCTCCGACGCGGGCAACCACGCCTCGCTGATCGACGGCTGCCGGCTGGCGCGCGGCACGACACAGGTTGTCGCGCACTCCGACCCGGATGCCGTGCGCAAGGCGCTCCAGACGCACGACGGGCCCGCCGTCGTCGTGGCCGACACCGTCTTCTCGGTCGACGGCGACGCGGCCCCGCTGGCCCGGTTCGCCGAGGCCTGCCGGGAACACGGTGCCGGGCTGGTCGTCGACGACGCCCACGGCCTGGGCGTGCTCGGCGCCGGCGGCCGCGGGGCCCCGCACGCGGCGGGGCTCGCGGGCGCCGACGACGTCGTCGTCACGGTCACGCTGTCCAAGTCGCTCGGCAGCCAGGGCGGCGCCGTGCTCGGCCCCGCCCTGGTGATCGACCACCTGGTCAACGCGGCCCGGACCTTCATCTTCGACACGGGCCTCGCCCCCGCGGCGGCGGGCGCGGCCCTGGCGGCACTGAGACTGCTGCGCCGCGAGCCGGAGCGCGCGGCACGGGCCCGCGAGGTGGCGAGCGAACTGCACGCACGCCTGACCGCGGCGGGCCATCAAGCCGTACGGCCGGACGCGGCGGTCGTCTCCGTGCGCGCGCCGTCCCCGGAGGAGGCCGTGCGCTGGGCGGCCGAGTGCCGTGCGGCGGGCCTGGCCGTGGGCTGCTTCCGACCTCCTTCCGTCCCCGACGGCATCTCACGGCTGAGGCTGACCGCCCGCGCGGACCTCTCCGAGGGGCAGATCGAACGCGCTGTACGGGTCATCGGCGAGACACGACCATGAGTCGGCGTGACACGGCCCTGCCGTCGCGCCCGGCGACACCGATCGGAAATGATCGGAATCGGTCAGGCTGATCGGGAAACTGTCAGGACTGGAGCGCCGCCGTGAAGCCCGCCCAGCTCTCGGGGGAGAAGAGCAGCGCGGGTCCGGCCGGGTCCTTGGAGTCGCGCACGGCGAGCAGCCCGGTCCAGGGACCCGAGTGCGGCCGCGCCGTCTCGACGCAGTTGTTGGCTCCGGTGCTGTAGCTGCTGCGCAGCCACCGTGCACCAGGTAGTTCGGTGCTTGAACTCACCTTCCGAGGCAGGGTGGTCATGGTGCCTCCTTACGCGCCGCCAGCCAGTGCGGCGATGTAATCCATCGATTCCTCGGGCGAAAGGGCGTGGATCCGAAGGGCGTTGAAGGCCTCCGTGTAGGCCTGGAGGTCTTCTTTCCGTTCGAGGTAGAGGCTACTCGTCAAGTGGTCGAGAACAACCACATCCAGATCAGAAGTGCGCGAAAATGAGAAGATAACGAAAGGCCCGGTGATGCCGATATGCTCGCCGGCCGCGAACGGCAGGACCTGCAGCCGGACTTGCGGCAGTCGCGCCGCCTCCACCAGTCGCCTCAGCTGCCGCTCCATCACCTCGGGCCCGCCGATCTCCCGGCGCAGCACCGCCTCGTCCAGCACCGCGCTCAGCTCCAGCGGCGGCTCGGCGCGCAGCACGTCCTGCCTGGCCAGACGGACCGTGACCAGCGCGTCCAGGCGTTCGTCGGCGTCGTCGTCGAGCCCGCCCACCGCGGCCCGGGTCACCGCGCGGGCGTACTCGGGCGTCTGCAGCAGCCCGGGCACCACGGAGGTCTCCAGCGTGCGCATCGCGCTTGCCTGGGACTCCAGGCTGATGAAGTCGCGGTACGTCGTCGGCAGCACTCCGCGGTACGCGTGCCACCAGTGATCCCGGCCGTCACCCTCGTCGGAGCCCGCCAACGCCAGCATCAACTGGCGTAGTTGGGCATCCTGTACGCCGTAGACGTCGAGCAGTAACCGCACATCGGCCTGTTTCACCCCGCTGGCGCCCGTCTCGATCCGGCTCACCTTGGACTGGTGCCAGCCCACCAGCCGGGCCGCCTCACCACTGGTGAGCCCGGCCCCGGTGCGCAACGCACGCAGTTCCGCGCCCAGTTTCCGGCGGCGCACCGCGGGACCGTGCTGCATGCGTAACTCCTTACTCCAACCGAGCCGTCCAAATACGGTCTGCCGTCGCAGAGTTCACCGCTTCGAGCGACAGATATATGCATATCTCGGGGGATCGGCACCGTGACGGCCCTGGTAATGGCAGTCTGGCGACGAAGCACCAGTCCGGGACCGTACTCGAACCCTCCGCTCCGTGTCGGACTGCGGTCCCGTTGGGAAAGGGACGACATCGCCATGGCAGACCATTTGGAAGCATCCGTCACTCTGCCGAGCGATCCCGCCTCGGTCTCCGCGGCCCGGACCTATGTGGTCACCACCCTTGCGGAGTGGGGACTGCCTCCGGACACGGAAGTGGCCGACACCATCCGCCTGATCGTCTCCGAACTCACCACCAACGCCGTACAGCACACCCTCGGCCAGTCACCCACCTTCACGGTGGACCTCGTGCTCGACCGTGACGAACACCTGCGCATCGGGGTCACCGACAGCCACCCCCGCTTCCCCAAGCGGCTGCCCGCCGCCGTCCAGCAGGACAACGGCCGTGGCCTGGTCATCATCCGCTGGCTGACCGCGGAATGCGGCGGCAAGCTGAGAGTGCGCCCGACCCGCGAGGGCGGCAAGACCATCTCCATCGAACTGCCGTGGACGGTGCCCGCGGAACCCGTGCCGACCGCAGGGCCCCAGGAACCGTAGCCGCAGGGCCCACCCCTCAGGTCTGCCGCGACCGGCCGAACGAGCCGCGCAGCAGAGCCCGGAAGGCTTCCGCGGCCGGAGCCGCCTCCTCGCTCCGGAAGGCGACCGAGATCGTACGGCGCAGCTCAGCGCCCTCCAGCGCGCGCACCCCGACCGGCGTGACCGACGTACGCGCCACCATCTCCGGTACGACCGCGACCCCGAGCCCCGCACTGGCCAGCGCGCACACCAGGAGATAGCCCGGCGTCGGCACCAGCACCGAAGGCAGGGCCCCCGCCCGGGCCAGCACCGCCTCCACACCCCGCCGGGCCGGAGCGTCCGGCGCCATGCTGATCAGCGGCTGCCCGGCGAGGTCGGCCAGCGGCAGCCGTGCGGTCCCGCTGGTGAGGGCGTGGCCCGGAGCGGACACCAGGACCAGCTCCTCGACGAGGATCGGCTCGACGCGGACCGAGGACGCGAGCGGAATCGGGTCGCCCGGCTCATACGCGTGCGTCAGCGCCAGATCCACCTCCCCGGCCGCCACGGCGGCGACACCCGCCGACGGTTCGTAGTCGGCGACCGTCAGCTCCACGTCCGGATGGGCCCGCCGGAAGGCGCTGAGGGCCGGCGGCAGCAGATGGATGCCCGCGGTCTGGAAGGTGCCGAGCCGGAGCGTGCCGCCCGACAGGCCGGTCAGCCGGGCCAGCTCGTGCCGGGCCCGCTCCAGCTCGTCGAGCACTCGCCGCGCCCGCGCCACCAGCAGTTCGCCCGCACCCGTCAGCCGCGCCCCGCGGTGATGCCGTACCAGAAGGGCCGTGCCCGCCTCGCGCTCCAGCTTGGCCAGCTGCTGGGAGAGCGCGGGTGTGGTGTAGCCGAGCCGCTCCGCCGCCCGGGTGATCGAGCCCGCCTCGGCGACCGCCACCAGGGCGGCGAGCCTGGTCGGGTCGTACATGCCGGGCTCCTCGTCCGTCCAAGCCTGTCTGCCTAAAGCAATGCTTTAGGCAGACCCAGGATATTCGACATACCTGCTGAAGGCTTCCGCGCGGCACGCTGGGTGCCATGGACGCTCAGCTCATCGCCTTCACCGGGGTTTCCGCCGGCCTCGTCGCCATGCCCGGCGCCGACTTCACCGTCGTCGTGCGCAACGCCCTCGTCTCCCGCCGGGCCGGTATCGCCTGCGCGCTCGGGATCGGGGCCGGACTGCTGGTGCATGTGACGCTGGCG is a window from the Streptomyces sp. NBC_00299 genome containing:
- a CDS encoding 8-amino-7-oxononanoate synthase yields the protein MAFGWIDEQAELRRRAGLVRTLRPRPAESPLLDLASNDYLGLARHPEVTEGAARAARAWGGGATGSRLVTGTTELHTELERELADFCGVEAALVFSSGYAANLAAVTALAPHGSLIVSDAGNHASLIDGCRLARGTTQVVAHSDPDAVRKALQTHDGPAVVVADTVFSVDGDAAPLARFAEACREHGAGLVVDDAHGLGVLGAGGRGAPHAAGLAGADDVVVTVTLSKSLGSQGGAVLGPALVIDHLVNAARTFIFDTGLAPAAAGAALAALRLLRREPERAARAREVASELHARLTAAGHQAVRPDAAVVSVRAPSPEEAVRWAAECRAAGLAVGCFRPPSVPDGISRLRLTARADLSEGQIERAVRVIGETRP
- a CDS encoding LysR family transcriptional regulator, producing the protein MYDPTRLAALVAVAEAGSITRAAERLGYTTPALSQQLAKLEREAGTALLVRHHRGARLTGAGELLVARARRVLDELERARHELARLTGLSGGTLRLGTFQTAGIHLLPPALSAFRRAHPDVELTVADYEPSAGVAAVAAGEVDLALTHAYEPGDPIPLASSVRVEPILVEELVLVSAPGHALTSGTARLPLADLAGQPLISMAPDAPARRGVEAVLARAGALPSVLVPTPGYLLVCALASAGLGVAVVPEMVARTSVTPVGVRALEGAELRRTISVAFRSEEAAPAAEAFRALLRGSFGRSRQT
- a CDS encoding ATP-binding protein, with the translated sequence MADHLEASVTLPSDPASVSAARTYVVTTLAEWGLPPDTEVADTIRLIVSELTTNAVQHTLGQSPTFTVDLVLDRDEHLRIGVTDSHPRFPKRLPAAVQQDNGRGLVIIRWLTAECGGKLRVRPTREGGKTISIELPWTVPAEPVPTAGPQEP
- a CDS encoding helix-turn-helix domain-containing protein, producing the protein MQHGPAVRRRKLGAELRALRTGAGLTSGEAARLVGWHQSKVSRIETGASGVKQADVRLLLDVYGVQDAQLRQLMLALAGSDEGDGRDHWWHAYRGVLPTTYRDFISLESQASAMRTLETSVVPGLLQTPEYARAVTRAAVGGLDDDADERLDALVTVRLARQDVLRAEPPLELSAVLDEAVLRREIGGPEVMERQLRRLVEAARLPQVRLQVLPFAAGEHIGITGPFVIFSFSRTSDLDVVVLDHLTSSLYLERKEDLQAYTEAFNALRIHALSPEESMDYIAALAGGA
- a CDS encoding DUF397 domain-containing protein — translated: MTTLPRKVSSSTELPGARWLRSSYSTGANNCVETARPHSGPWTGLLAVRDSKDPAGPALLFSPESWAGFTAALQS